One genomic window of Notamacropus eugenii isolate mMacEug1 chromosome 6, mMacEug1.pri_v2, whole genome shotgun sequence includes the following:
- the RNF228 gene encoding RING finger protein 228 translates to MAELATAASSSRGGSGSGSGRHASSSSSGSSNSSNHPAAGAAAAAAEGEGGDGEEGGGKRGEGAAAAVTCQDEDYECKICYNYFDLDRRAPKLLECLHTFCQECLSQLQVRGAAQQEREQLQLQQQQQHQRPPPAPPPWRPGPAEAAETGAGSESPGPSSSGLGGIACPVCRHRTALPDSRVHSLPNNTKFSEAFPLYLRAAQDPLPQDSLPPLPASRRQGGAQTPQPPHDHPHGHQHHHHHAHPHPAPPLRQREEPAGGAASAPASSPAPAPAPAPVPAPTQVPVPLGRGGLASSSGPAGGGGYESCQNCKRAALTAGCVCVVFSFLSMVVLLFTGLIFVNHYGGGGGGVSGAAPGTTPGGSPAPSPVGPICLSVASILALFSVVVTWVICWLKYRPEGAAGGSAAAASAGGGGSGGAGVGGGGGGGGGGIPRGRAAATAGSRRNNT, encoded by the coding sequence ATGGCAGAACTGGCGACGGCggccagcagcagcaggggcggcAGCGGGAGCGGCAGCGGGAGGCACgcgagcagcagcagcagcggcagtaGCAATAGCAGCAACCACCCTGCAGcaggggcggcggcggcggcagcagagggagaaggaggagatggggaagaaggaggaggaaaaagaggggaaggggcagCGGCGGCTGTGACCTGCCAGGATGAAGACTACGAGTGCAAGATCTGCTACAACTATTTCGACCTGGACCGGCGGGCCCCCAAGCTTCTGGAATGTCTGCACACCTTCTGCCAGGAGTGCCTGAGCCAGCTGCAAGTCCGCGGAGCTGCCCAGCAGGAGCGGGAGCAgctgcagctgcagcagcagcagcagcaccagcggCCGCCCCCCGCCCCTCCGCCCTGGCGCCCCGGGCCAGCGGAGGCTGCTGAAACGGGGGCTGGGTCCGAAAGCCCGGGTCCCAGCTCCTCGGGCCTCGGGGGCATTGCGTGCCCGGTGTGCCGCCACCGCACGGCCCTGCCCGACAGTCGCGTGCACAGCCTGCCCAACAACACCAAGTTCTCCGAGGCCTTTCCGCTCTACCTGCGCGCTGCGCAGGATCCGCTGCCCCAGGACAGCCTCCCGCCGCTGCCCGCATCCCGGCGCCAGGGGGGCGCTCAAACGCCCCAGCCCCCCCACGATCACCCCCACGGCCACCAACACCATCACCACCACGCCCATCCCCACCCGGCCCCACCGCTCCGGCAGCGGGAGGAGCCTGCCGGCGGGGCGGCCTCAGCTCCGGCGTCCAGCCCGGCCCCGGCACCGGCCCCGGCCCCGGTCCCGGCCCCGACCCAGGTCCCGGTGCCCCTCGGCCGCGGCGGCCTCGCTTCCTCTTCGGGGCCAGCGGGAGGGGGCGGGTACGAGAGCTGCCAGAACTGCAAGCGGGCGGCGCTGACAGCGGGCTGCGTGTGCGtggtcttctccttcctttccatggTAGTACTGCTCTTCACCGGCCTCATCTTCGTAAACCACTacggcgggggcgggggcggcgtGTCCGGGGCAGCCCCCGGCACTACACCGGGCGGCTCGCCGGCGCCGTCGCCCGTGGGGCCCATTTGCCTCTCGGTGGCCAGCATCCTGGCCTTGTTCTCGGTCGTCGTCACTTGGGTGATCTGCTGGCTCAAGTACCGGCCCGAAGGGGCGGCCGGGGGCTCGGCTGCAGCTGCCTCGGCCGGAGGCGGGGGCAGCGGCGGAGCtggggtaggaggaggaggagggggagggggaggcggtATCCCCCGGGGCCGGGCTGCGGCCACTGCTGGTAGCCGGAGGAACAACACGTAA